CTCCACTTGCTCAGCCGGCAGGGTCGCATACAACGAAACATTCACACCGCCAATAATCTGACCGGCAAAATCCGTAACCGCCCACTCATAGCGATTTTCACTCAGAATTGCGAAGCGGTCTCCTTTCTTCAGGCCCGCATCCATCATGTAAGCTGCAAGCGCGTACACATCCTTGGTGAATTTATCCCACTTAATTTCCTGGTAAGGTTCGTTAGAGCCGGGCTTAAAAGCATAAGCTGTTTTATTCTTTCCCTTCATTTTCAGGGAAAGCTCATAAAACAGCTCCGGAACGGTGTTGAAGTCAACTATGGTAGGCATATTCGGTCGGGTTTAGGTTCAAATAGTACTGTAAGGGGTAGCGCAGGATCAGCGGCGCCGGATTTTCCGTAACTTTTCAAGATACCTTAAAATGCGCTAAAAAGCTGATTTTACAAAATACGCAATCCGCCCGATAATCCTTGTTTTAAAGCCTGTAAAGCGCTTTTGTGGCATTAGTAATTACCGCGGTATGTTGTATTTTGAAATGCTGATATCAGCCGGAAATTCAAAAAGCCGGCTTTTGAAAGACATTGCACACCAAAGGCAACAGAGCGCACTTTCATTCCGGAACGCCCGGCAATTGGTCACCCTTTTTCAACCTAATGTTAGATACTGACCCTTACGAAACATGAGCCGCAGCACATCGCATTTTACCCGCAAAGCCTTCCTGAGCCCGCTGTTGAAGCATGTCCGCTCTGTGTTTTTTTGGGGAAAACTCCGTGGGCATCACTGTTTTTCGAGCCATTCAGCCGCTCCCAAACCTACGGCAAATCCCTTGCTTTTTTTATTTGCGCCCGAAAAATGAAAACTTATCCCAACACATGCACAAATCCGGATAAGCTTTTCTTAAATTCTTTCAACCCGCTTTCAAACCCAATTCAATAATAGTTATGGCAACACCCGCTTTACAGGAAACCATCAACGAAGTCAAAGAAATCTTCCGGGAGTACCTTAAAAACAACGGACACCGGCAAACCCCCGAGCGCTTTATGGTGCTCGAAGAAGTTTACAAAAGCGACGGACACTTCGACGCCGACGACATGTTTTTCAAAATGAAGGATACCGGCTACCGGGTTTCGCGGGCAACGGTGTACAACACGCTCGACCTCCTGGTTGAATGCGGACTCGTACAGCGGCATCAGTTCAGGCAAAATCAGTCCTACTATGAGCGGGCCTACGCCTACCGGCAGCACGATCACATCATCTGCGACGAATGCGGCGCCATCATGGAATTCTGCGACCCGCGCATCTTCGAAATCCAAAGCCTGATACAGCGCCTGCACGACTTCGACATCAGCGGACACTCCCTGCACTTCTACGGCAAATGCAACAACCCCGACACCTGCGACCGCAAACCCGATCTCAAGCTTAAGGAGCCGCGAAAGGAGTAAAGGGAGCTGTTTTTTGGGTCGCACACGATTTTAACCAACTACTTTCTGACTTGGGTTTGTTTTGCGGGTACTCAACAATTATTTGCCAAAGCACCTTATTTATTTCATCAGACAATTTCGTGATCAGCCTGTCCCCACTAACGCTGTTTGATCTTTAATACGCTACCTTGCAATACTTAAGCACTTTAGTAACCCATGATGTAAGGCCGACTTAAATAGCTCAACAGCTTTGATTTCCCTAATTTTTATCAAGCTTCATAGCTGAGCTGCGTAATTGTTTGCCTTTTTCGGTAATGCGGTACTGCTGCTTACTGCTTCGGGGTTTATCAGGAATTGTCAATTCAATTAATCCGGCATTTACTGCGGGTTGCAGATACGATTTTCGAAAATACTTTCTGTTTACAAGTTCAAGCATCTCCATTAATTCCTGACTATTATGAGTATCATCAATGACATTAAGAAGCTTTTCCACTTGGGGGGTAACATGGGGGGTAACATGGGGGGTAACATGGGGGGTGACTTGGGGGGTAACTTGCGTGGTGCTTGACTCTGTGACACGCTCCGAAGCAGGAAATTCCATCCTCAAAAAGTTCTCTGAAAAGTGAAAGCACGCTTTCCCGTAATACTCCAAAATACGGGGAACACCTGAACCAAGCTGTTCAACCATCTCAAGGTCTTTAAATACGCGCATTAGTTCTTTGTTTCGCGGAACGGAATAACCTTCAAAAAACTCATCCTTGCTAAGTCCTTCCGGTAGTGAGCCTGCCGATGTAATTTCAAAGCGGTCTGCAAAAATTTCGAATTTTGGAGCAATCTCGCGGGTGTAATCATTATGCACCATGGCGTTTATGATAGCTTCCCTAAGCGCAATTGCATTCCAAAGCCGCTGTTCGTTTCTTTCTTTTGGCGTTATAGTAGCGGCTGTACGGTTCTCAATTTCCATTTTGTTCAGAACGCTTTTGGTTGCCTTGATGATTGAACAGTAGCCGTATTCATTGTTTTCAATTAAGTCAACACGACTATTTCCACTGTACTTAGCAACTTTCACAGAAATATTGTTCTCATCAGCCAACAGATAGCCGGCGTAGTTTAGGAAGCCGTCTTCCGTTAGCAATTCAAGGTTTTTCCTGAACTGCTTATTGAGAGTCTTTTTCTTTTCATCATAGTAAATGCGCAGCTGCTCAAATCCTAAATCCTGACGATGGGAATTGATCTTTCCAATCGAATTACGCGTTCGCGATGAAAAGAGTTTATCAATCATAAATTGCGGCATTGGTTCGGCTGCCGTACCCATGCGTATATAGCAACCCTTTTCAGTCATACCGAATTTCTTCTTGAAATAAGGTTTTTCACTACCGCTCGCCACAATTATTCTGATGACATCTTTTCCATCTTGCTTTTCTGCAACCACGTCAAAAAGTCCCATAGCAGAAGGAGAAATATTATTCCTGATACGGTCTTTTATCTTGAGCGCATCGCCATCGGGATCCGAAAGACCGCAAACCTTACCGTCATTATCAATACCGATGTAGACATTACCCCCTTCCCGATAATTCAGGAAGGCGACAACCTCTTTCTCAAGGTCGAGGTCCTTTGTAAGTTGGGATTTATATTCTATGCGATTTGTTTCAGACATACCCTTGGGTAAAAGGTTTTTTAGTGATATATCATATTAGGGAGGTACGGTTAATGAAGCAAAATAAAATCCCATCACTCATCCTCCTCCCTGCCCAAAAAAGGATTGTAGCGCAGATGATCCGCCCATGCTTGCTCTTTTTTGGTATCATCATCGTTTGGGTCGAGGTGCAGCACTTTGATTTTTGGCGTACCGGGTTCGCCGGTGTCCCATAGCAGCACGCCCTCGCTGATGGTTCCTTTTCTGGTTTCTCCGATGATGCGGAGCGTCCCGATTTTTTCATGACGCAGAGTGACATCGGCACACAGGTAAGCATCCTTGTCATAAAAATAGTCATGTGCATCAATCACTACCGCTTCGCCGGGCCTGACTTCGGTGTGATCAAAATTCGGATGCGGTGCTTGAGGCTCAAATTCAGTCAGGCTGCTGAACTTGGGGATGGGCGTCCGGCAGACCCGGTCCAAAACAAACCCGCTGCCGTTCACGAAGTACACAGCGGTTTCATCATCAAGCGGATACCGGCCTTTTACGGCTTCATAATGCAGCCAAAATACCGGCTTTCTTTGCTCATCCGGATTTAGTTTTGGCAGAGGCGCCGATGAAAGGCGTTTAATCAGTTCATTCATGGCAGATTTCTTTTTAGTGAGAGTTTTTATTTCACTCATAAAATACCGGAGCAGAGTGACAGCGTATTGTCACCCAATTCTAAAGTCCGTACTCACTCCTAAAACTTTCATTCATCGAACGAAAGTCTTCAGGCGTTTTAAAAATATCCGGCCAAAACAAATGGGAATAGAACCAGTCCAGCTCAAACACATCATCATGCATCAGTGATAGTTCATTGATATGCCAGCTTAGATTTTCGTGGTAAATATCTTCCGGATCGTCCGGGTCATACAGGGTAAATTCGGCAGGAATATGATCTGCTTTATATCCCATCTGCTCACAATACTCAAGAATGATTAATTCGGAATCCGAAGGATAGTCGCCTTCATCATCCTCAGAACTCGCATGAAATTGCTGTGCAAGCTTTGATAATCTGGATTTAAAATTTTCAATAAGATTCATTTCATTAAATGCTTAGTTCATTAGTATCTATTGTAAGTATCTATTGTAAATAATCCGATTCTTTTGGTCATAGACTACTTCCAGCTAAAAACCTGTCCCCCCCATCCAGATTAAGCTATCTGTGCACGTTGATAATAGCATTATAAGCTCTTCAATAATAACATCATACAGGAACAGCTAATACTTAATCCTGCAATAATTTACCGCTTCATGCTTAGTCAATAGTACAAATCATAACAAACATTGGTTGTTAACAGGAGCGCTGATAGTTGAGTGCCGCGCTACCCCACCTCCGCTCTACTTTCAAACCCAAAGAAAACCCTATACAGCCCCGGCCCCTACCCAATTTTCGTTTGCTGAATAAACTTCTTTGAAGCCGAGCGCGAGCCAAGAAAGCCGAGAATTATGCCGAGCAGCACAAGCGCACCGCTGAGCCAGTACCATTCCCCAAGAGGCCAGGTAAGACGTTCAAGTTGCGGGAGCCATGCAGGCAGTCCGTAGGTAAAAATCAGCGCAACAATGCCCGTACCTAACAGTCCGCCGGTAAAGCCCTGCAGACTACCTTCCAGCATAAAGGGCCGCTTGATAAAACCGTTCGTCGCCCCTACCAGCTTCATTGCCCTGATGAGATCACGCTTGGCATAAATCGTGAGACGGATTGTATTAAATACCAGAATGAAAGCAATAAAACTGATGAAAAGCCCGAACAAGGAACCTGCTGCGATAAAAACGGTCAGCCGGTCTTCCAGCAGCTCCAGTCCCCGCTGATTAAAGCGCACTTCTTCTACCCCTCGCAATTCCCTGAGCTGATCTACCAGCACCACAATTTCCGCAGCACTAATGTCAGGCTTCACGCGGATCAGATAGCTTGCCGGCAGGAAGAGCACATCTCCGAAAAGCTCGCTTTCAGCACCAAACTCTTCCCGGAAACGATCCATCGCCGCTTCCCTGCTGATAAATACCGCTGTTTCTACCTCCTCTTGTGCCCGTATACTGATGCCAATCTCATTCATTTGACGGTCACTGAGGTCCGCCAGAAAAACTTCAACTTCAACCTGCTGCCTGAGCGCCTGCGCCAACTCGAAGGCGTTTGTGCTTACCCGGGCAAGTATCCCAACCAGCACCACAGCCAGCATTATGGCCAATACAGATGAAAAAGCCGACAGCCGTGCCCGCCTGAAACCAGCAAAACTTTCACGAAATACATAGCTTAAACTCATAAGCGGGCGCTGAAATACCGGAATTGATGTAATTGAAAAATCAGGGACAGAAACATATCCCCAAAATAAGACCAAAGAGCGTGTTTACCCACATCATTTGATACATTGTTTTTGGTATAGCGCAGCGTAAGATCGAGTAAAAAATGCCCCAAACGAATGAATTATCCGATCGATAATCAATTTTCAGCTGCTGTTTTTAAGATGGCTTTTTTACATCAACCAAAAATCATTGCTTTGGATGCGTGATATCTCTATAAAAAAACGTCCGCCTTCGCTTGGAAGACGGACGTTTGAAGATAGTGCATCCGGTCGGATGCATTTTGGAAATAAGCTGAGGGAGCTTTTTAGAAGCCCATGCCTCCGCCCATACCACCCATGCCGCCCATATCAGGGGCTGCAGGAGCTGCGTCTTTGTCGCTTGGCTTCTCAGAAATTACGGCCTCAGTTGTCAGGAGCAGGCCTGCAACGGATGCTGCATTCTCGAGGGCTGTACGGGACACCTTGGTTGGGTCAATAACACCAGTAGCAACCAGATCTTCGTACACTTCAGTGCGGGCATTGAAACCGAAGTTACCTTCGCCTTCTTTCACGCGCTGTACAACGATAGATCCTTCAAGGCCTGCGTTTGAAACGATGGTACGCAGTGGTGACTCGATGGCGCGGCGTACAATGTCTACTCCAAGTTTCACATCATCATTTTCACCTGTGATGCCATCCAGAGCTTTGAGCGTGCGGATGAATGCAACACCACCGCCAGGTACGATTCCTTCTTCAACAGCAGCGCGGGTAGCGTGCAGAGCATCTTCAACGCGGGCTTTCTTCTCTTTCATTTCGACTTCAGAAGCAGCACCGATGTAGAGAACCGCAACACCGCCGCTCAGCTTGGCAAGACGCTCCTGCAGTTTCTCACGGTCGTAGTCAGAGGTCGTGTTCTCGATTTGAGCCTTGATCTGATTGATGCGGGCTTTGATGTCATCCTGCTGACCTTTACCGTCAACAACAGTTGTGTTGTCTTTGTCGATGGTAATACGTGCAGCCTGACCGAGGTACTCGAGAGTAGCATTTTCAAGCTTGTAGCCGCGCTCTTCGCTGATAACGGTACCACCGGTGAGGATGGCGATATCTTCGAGCATGGCCTTACGACGATCGCCGAAGCCCGGAGCTTTAACAGCTGCGATTTTGAGGGTTCCGCGTAGCTTGTTCACTACAAGGGTAGCGAGTGCTTCGCCTTCGATGTCCTCTGCAATGATGAGGAGAGGCTTGCCGGTTTGGATGGCTTTTTCAAGCACCGGAAGCAGGTCTTTCATCGAAGAAATTTTCTTGTCGTAGATGAGGATGTAGGGATCATCAAGCTCAGCTACCATGCTGTCGCTGTTGGTAACAAAGTAGGGAGAGAGGTAACCACGGTCGAACTGCATACCTTCTACCGTCTCAAGGTAGGTTTCGGTACCTTTGGCTTCTTCAACGGTAATAACACCGTCTTTGCCAACTTTTTCCATTGCATCTGCAATGTGATTACCGATTTCCTCATCGCCGTTGGCAGAGATAGTACCTACCTGACGAATGCTTTCAATGCTGTCGCCTACCGGCTTGCTCAGGTTCTTGAGCTCGCTGACAACTACCTTAACCGCCTCGTCAATACCGCGCTTGAGGTCCATAGGATTGGCACCTGCGGTAACGTTTTTGAGACCATTTTGGATGATGGACTGCGCAAGAACGGTTGCAGTTGTTGTACCGTCGCCAGCATTGTCGTTGGTTTTGGAAGCAACTTCACGCACCATCTGTGCGCCCATGTTTTCAACTTTATCTTCGAGTTCAATTTCCTTGGCTACGGTTACACCATCTTTAGTGATGGTTGGCGCACCGAAAGATTTCTCGATGACAACATTGCGGCCGCGGGGACCGAGGGTCACTTTTACGGCATTGGCAAGTTTATCTACACCACGCTTCAGAGATTCGCGGGCTTCTACGTTATAATTGATGTTCTTTGACATAACTGTCTTTAGCTTTTGGTTTTATTTTAAGATTGGTTCATAAACCGGTTTCAACCGGCTGTGATGAAAAGCTTTGCTGAATCCCGGGCAATCAGCTCAGGATACCGAGGATGTCGCTTTCACGCATGATGAGGAGCTCGTCGCCATCAATGGTGAGTTCGGTACCGGCGTATTTGCCGTAAAGCACTTTGTCGCCTTCTTTGAGCGCCATCGCGATTTTATTACCGTTTTCATAACGGCCTTCGCCTACAGCTACAATAGTTCCACGTTGTGGCTTCTCTTTGGCTGTATCAGGTATAATGATGCCGCTTGAGGTTTTTTCCTCAGCAAGATCCGGCTTTACCAGAACACGGTCGGACAAAGGTTTGATTGATGCCATAATGAATAACTCCTTTTTGAGTTTTCTTTGTTTTTGGATGGTTAAGATTCTGATCGGCTTCCGGAAAGTGACGAAAGCCTTTTTTGTGTCGATGGTGCCTAAACAGAAAAAACCGTGCCAAACTTAGGCCTCGCCAAAGAAATTAAAATTGTCAGCCGTGACCTCTCTAATAGATTCAAATTGTCACGGTGCACGTCAGGCCCGTGACAAACTTGCAGAAAATGGTACCGCCTCATAAATCAATTAGCATTATGATTGAGTCATCTTCATTGAAGTTGATTGCAAATTATGCTCGATTTTACCCGCCTTGCACTACATCATAAGCATGAGACCTTCTGTAAGCCGACCACCTTCGAAGCTTCTTCATTGGATATTTGTGACTTGTTTTGACTTCTTAGAAGTGATTCGGTATTCAATCGAATTCACAAAAAAAAGCCCGCGTAAAGCCATCCTGGTACCCTTGCACAGCAGGCGCCCATAGTGTTCTAAGGCTCCTTACTTTTCCTGACTACACGTCTTCAGATCACTTTCACCTATTTAAAAAAGGGCGTCTGAATCACACAGGCCGGTTTTTATCAGCTTAAAAACCAAAAACCATGGGCTCTGAATAAAAAGAAAATTTAAGCTTGACATGTATTACTTTTAGCATATAGTTTTAAGCATGATTTTATCACACACCACATCAGCGACCCTTCATTTCGACATTTCATGTTGTTACATGCGAATGCAGATAGGGTTTGTCGCTGCCGTCGTGTGAGATAATTTGTTCTTTGAAGCATAATCTTATCAAGAAAGGCTGAGGGACAGGCCCTGTGACGCCTTAGCAACCGTTCCGGTAAAACCGGGAGTCAGGTGCTAATTCCTGCCCGATTGCTGCTTAGCGCGCAATCAGGGAAAGATGAGAAAGACTGGTTTCCGGTTTTTTGCATAAACCTTATGCAGCCCAAATCTTAAGCCTCTTCCGAATCTTTCCCGGGAGAGGCTTTTTTTATTTCTGCTTTTCCCGTTTTCGCGCCCGATGCATCATATATCACTTTTCATCATTCTTTCACCTGTTCAAGTTAACACATCTAATCCAACCTAAGCGAAAACAAGACTATGAGCAACCCAACCAAGCCCCGCAATTACCGTTTCGAAACCCTTCAGCTGCACGCCGGTCAGGAGCCGGACCCTACAACGGGCTCTCGCGCAGTTCCTATTTATCAGACCACTTCCTATCAGTTCAAAGATACTGAGCATGCAGCTACACTGTTTGCGCTCAAGGATTTTGGCAATATCTACACCCGCATCATGAACCCGACGACTGATGTATTCGAGAAGCGCATCGCTGCACTTGAAGGCGGCGTTGCCGCGGTTGCAACGGCTTCCGGTCAGGCCGCACAGTTTCTCGCCATCACAACGATTGCCCAAAAAGGCGACAATATTGTATCTACAAGCAATCTCTATGGCGGAACCTACAATCAGTTCAAAGTCTCCCTGCCGCGCCTCGGCATTGACGTGAAATTCGTGACCGAAGACGCCCCTGAAGCTTTTGAAGCCGCCATCGATGAAAACACCAAGGCGATTTACGTGGAATCGCTCGGAAACCCGAAAAACAACGTGCCCGATTTCGAAGCTCTCTCCTCTGTTGCGCGACGCAACGGTATTCCCCTAATCGTTGATAACACTTTTGGCGCCGGCGGTGCAATTGCGCGTCCGATCGACCATGGCGCAAACATCGTGGTTGAATCAGCAACCAAATGGATTGGCGGTCATGGCACGTCTGTAGGCGGCGTGCTGGTTGATGCCGGTAACTTCAACTGGGGCAACGGCAAATTCCCGCTCTTTTCGGAGCCCTCTCCCGGCTATCACGGTCTCAATTTCTGGGAAGTCTTTGGGGATGAAGGCCCCTTTGGAAACATTGCTTTCGCCATCCGTGCCCGCGTAGAAGGACTGCGCGACTTCGGCTCATCGCAATCACCTTTCAACAGCTTCCTGCTGCTTCAGGGACTTGAAACCCTCTCGCTTCGGGTAGAACGACACTGCGAAAATGCCATCAAACTCGCGCAATGGCTCAGGAATCAGGATGCTGTGAACTGGGTCAGCTATGCCGGGCTCGAAGACCATCCTTATCACGAAACCGCAAAGAAATATCTGCAGCCCAACCGCTTCGGTGCTGTGCTCACTTTTGGGGTGAAAGGCGGCTACGAGGCAGCAAAAGCCTTTATTGAGAACGTACAGCTTGCAAGCCATCTCGCGAACGTAGGCGACGCCAAAACGCTGGTGATTCATCCGGCTTCAACAACCCATCAACAGCTCTCTGCGGATGAA
This genomic stretch from Cyclonatronum proteinivorum harbors:
- the groL gene encoding chaperonin GroEL (60 kDa chaperone family; promotes refolding of misfolded polypeptides especially under stressful conditions; forms two stacked rings of heptamers to form a barrel-shaped 14mer; ends can be capped by GroES; misfolded proteins enter the barrel where they are refolded when GroES binds), translating into MSKNINYNVEARESLKRGVDKLANAVKVTLGPRGRNVVIEKSFGAPTITKDGVTVAKEIELEDKVENMGAQMVREVASKTNDNAGDGTTTATVLAQSIIQNGLKNVTAGANPMDLKRGIDEAVKVVVSELKNLSKPVGDSIESIRQVGTISANGDEEIGNHIADAMEKVGKDGVITVEEAKGTETYLETVEGMQFDRGYLSPYFVTNSDSMVAELDDPYILIYDKKISSMKDLLPVLEKAIQTGKPLLIIAEDIEGEALATLVVNKLRGTLKIAAVKAPGFGDRRKAMLEDIAILTGGTVISEERGYKLENATLEYLGQAARITIDKDNTTVVDGKGQQDDIKARINQIKAQIENTTSDYDREKLQERLAKLSGGVAVLYIGAASEVEMKEKKARVEDALHATRAAVEEGIVPGGGVAFIRTLKALDGITGENDDVKLGVDIVRRAIESPLRTIVSNAGLEGSIVVQRVKEGEGNFGFNARTEVYEDLVATGVIDPTKVSRTALENAASVAGLLLTTEAVISEKPSDKDAAPAAPDMGGMGGMGGGMGF
- the groES gene encoding co-chaperone GroES, translating into MASIKPLSDRVLVKPDLAEEKTSSGIIIPDTAKEKPQRGTIVAVGEGRYENGNKIAMALKEGDKVLYGKYAGTELTIDGDELLIMRESDILGILS
- a CDS encoding cell division protein FtsX, yielding MSLSYVFRESFAGFRRARLSAFSSVLAIMLAVVLVGILARVSTNAFELAQALRQQVEVEVFLADLSDRQMNEIGISIRAQEEVETAVFISREAAMDRFREEFGAESELFGDVLFLPASYLIRVKPDISAAEIVVLVDQLRELRGVEEVRFNQRGLELLEDRLTVFIAAGSLFGLFISFIAFILVFNTIRLTIYAKRDLIRAMKLVGATNGFIKRPFMLEGSLQGFTGGLLGTGIVALIFTYGLPAWLPQLERLTWPLGEWYWLSGALVLLGIILGFLGSRSASKKFIQQTKIG
- a CDS encoding O-acetylhomoserine aminocarboxypropyltransferase/cysteine synthase family protein; amino-acid sequence: MSNPTKPRNYRFETLQLHAGQEPDPTTGSRAVPIYQTTSYQFKDTEHAATLFALKDFGNIYTRIMNPTTDVFEKRIAALEGGVAAVATASGQAAQFLAITTIAQKGDNIVSTSNLYGGTYNQFKVSLPRLGIDVKFVTEDAPEAFEAAIDENTKAIYVESLGNPKNNVPDFEALSSVARRNGIPLIVDNTFGAGGAIARPIDHGANIVVESATKWIGGHGTSVGGVLVDAGNFNWGNGKFPLFSEPSPGYHGLNFWEVFGDEGPFGNIAFAIRARVEGLRDFGSSQSPFNSFLLLQGLETLSLRVERHCENAIKLAQWLRNQDAVNWVSYAGLEDHPYHETAKKYLQPNRFGAVLTFGVKGGYEAAKAFIENVQLASHLANVGDAKTLVIHPASTTHQQLSADEQLASGVTDDLIRVSVGLEHIDDITFDFAEAFAAVPVTA
- a CDS encoding Fic family protein, producing MSETNRIEYKSQLTKDLDLEKEVVAFLNYREGGNVYIGIDNDGKVCGLSDPDGDALKIKDRIRNNISPSAMGLFDVVAEKQDGKDVIRIIVASGSEKPYFKKKFGMTEKGCYIRMGTAAEPMPQFMIDKLFSSRTRNSIGKINSHRQDLGFEQLRIYYDEKKKTLNKQFRKNLELLTEDGFLNYAGYLLADENNISVKVAKYSGNSRVDLIENNEYGYCSIIKATKSVLNKMEIENRTAATITPKERNEQRLWNAIALREAIINAMVHNDYTREIAPKFEIFADRFEITSAGSLPEGLSKDEFFEGYSVPRNKELMRVFKDLEMVEQLGSGVPRILEYYGKACFHFSENFLRMEFPASERVTESSTTQVTPQVTPHVTPHVTPHVTPQVEKLLNVIDDTHNSQELMEMLELVNRKYFRKSYLQPAVNAGLIELTIPDKPRSSKQQYRITEKGKQLRSSAMKLDKN
- a CDS encoding Fur family transcriptional regulator: MATPALQETINEVKEIFREYLKNNGHRQTPERFMVLEEVYKSDGHFDADDMFFKMKDTGYRVSRATVYNTLDLLVECGLVQRHQFRQNQSYYERAYAYRQHDHIICDECGAIMEFCDPRIFEIQSLIQRLHDFDISGHSLHFYGKCNNPDTCDRKPDLKLKEPRKE